In Nocardia asteroides, a single genomic region encodes these proteins:
- a CDS encoding carbohydrate ABC transporter permease, translating to MSTAIDTGKPEATRPAVPNKQPWSKRLGTVRLYLGALIVLLWGLAPFYWMMVTAFRDPAYQFDNTPWPTHVTLENFRNAFDTTRGNDFGKALLNSVIIGFATTVVALVIGILAAYALARIQFRGKYIVSGLILSASMFPVVVLVTPLFQLFSDIGWIGQYQALIIPNISFVLPMTVYILASFFAELPWELEEAARIDGASKLQAFRLVMLPLAAPAVFTTAILAFIAAVNEYLLARLLSNSATEPVTVAIARFSGNDPLVQPYAAIMAAGTIVTVPLVIMVLLFQRRIISGLTAGGVKS from the coding sequence ATGAGCACCGCCATCGACACCGGAAAGCCCGAAGCCACCCGCCCCGCGGTGCCGAACAAGCAGCCGTGGTCCAAGCGGCTCGGCACCGTCCGGCTCTACCTCGGCGCGCTGATCGTGCTGCTCTGGGGGCTCGCGCCGTTCTACTGGATGATGGTGACCGCCTTCCGCGATCCCGCCTACCAGTTCGATAACACCCCGTGGCCGACGCACGTGACGCTGGAGAACTTCCGCAACGCGTTCGACACCACCCGCGGCAACGACTTCGGCAAGGCGCTGCTGAACAGCGTCATCATCGGGTTCGCGACGACGGTGGTGGCGCTGGTCATCGGCATCCTGGCGGCGTACGCGCTGGCCCGGATCCAGTTCCGGGGCAAGTACATCGTCTCCGGGCTGATCCTGAGCGCCTCCATGTTCCCGGTGGTGGTGCTGGTGACCCCGCTGTTCCAGCTGTTCAGCGATATCGGCTGGATCGGGCAGTACCAGGCGCTGATTATCCCGAACATCTCGTTCGTGCTGCCGATGACGGTGTACATCCTGGCCTCGTTCTTCGCCGAGCTGCCCTGGGAGCTGGAGGAGGCCGCGCGGATCGACGGCGCGAGCAAGCTGCAGGCCTTCCGGCTGGTGATGCTGCCGCTGGCGGCGCCCGCGGTCTTCACCACCGCGATCCTCGCCTTCATCGCGGCGGTCAACGAGTACCTGCTGGCCCGGCTGCTCTCCAACAGCGCCACCGAGCCGGTGACCGTCGCCATCGCGCGCTTCTCCGGCAACGACCCGCTGGTGCAGCCGTACGCGGCGATCATGGCGGCGGGCACCATCGTCACGGTGCCGCTGGTGATCATGGTGCTGCTGTTCCAGCGCCGGATCATCTCCGGGCTCACCGCGGGCGGCGTCAAGAGCTGA
- a CDS encoding transglycosylase domain-containing protein: MSSSEEPPAPRRSPQPVYDETAHWKPLPGAALRGSTPPGAPVPPRRTRGQRLRRLLLALTVVFVAVPALLFVLVYWSAEIPSPENAQGARIATVLAADGSTVLTTVVPPNANRTPTPLADVPVPVRQAVLAAEDRDFYSNPGYSTSGFLRAVRDNLLGHDNAGGGSTITQQYVKNAFLGHDRTVTRKLRELVIAAKMARQWSKDDILAAYLNTIYYGRGAYGIAAAATNYFGKPVPELTTAEGAVLAAVIRSPSILTPETHLPQLRDRWRYVLDGMVELGTLTAAERDATAFPNIIPVTDIPDTSTALGPEGLLRTQVLRELADSGIDEQQLNTGALQITTTIDARAQQAALDAVTSRLGPQPPQLRGAVVSVDPRSGAVRAYYGGTDGTGYDFAAAPLQTGSAFKVFAAIAAQQQGIPLTRTFDSGPVTDRDVTITNVGGESCGKCSLAEALKRSLNTVYYRLTMAMSDGPGSIADAAHLAGIPEELPGVGKTLTENGAAPYNGIVLGQYLVRPIDMAAAYATLAAGGVHHPPYFVQRVVTGGGEVLLDRGDPGRGEQRIPRAIADNTVRAMLPVAGYSNNHGLAGGRPSAAKTGTTQLGETAANKDAWMIGFTPALATAVWIGTDLPQPLRTARGGDIYGSGLPADIWKDTMDGALDGTPVEQFPDAAAPQPAAPGGGFGIFEPETGTAPSPAPAEPFIVIPPATSGPARPGELFPGLSGR; the protein is encoded by the coding sequence GTGAGCTCGTCCGAAGAGCCCCCCGCACCCCGGAGATCGCCGCAGCCCGTCTACGACGAGACCGCGCACTGGAAGCCGCTGCCCGGCGCCGCGCTGCGCGGGAGCACACCGCCCGGCGCGCCGGTCCCGCCGCGGCGCACCCGCGGCCAGCGGCTGCGCAGGCTGCTGCTGGCGCTCACCGTCGTCTTCGTCGCCGTGCCCGCGCTGCTCTTCGTGCTGGTCTACTGGAGCGCCGAGATCCCGAGCCCGGAGAACGCGCAGGGCGCCCGGATCGCCACCGTGCTCGCCGCCGACGGCAGCACCGTGCTCACCACCGTGGTGCCGCCGAACGCCAACCGCACGCCGACGCCGCTCGCCGATGTCCCGGTACCGGTGCGCCAGGCCGTGCTCGCCGCCGAGGACCGCGACTTCTACAGCAACCCCGGCTACTCGACCAGCGGCTTCCTGCGCGCCGTCCGGGACAACCTGCTCGGCCACGACAACGCGGGCGGCGGCTCGACCATCACCCAGCAGTACGTGAAGAACGCCTTCCTCGGCCACGACCGCACCGTCACCAGGAAGCTGCGGGAGCTCGTGATCGCCGCCAAGATGGCGCGGCAGTGGAGCAAGGACGACATCCTCGCCGCCTACCTGAACACCATCTACTACGGCCGCGGCGCGTACGGGATCGCCGCCGCCGCCACCAACTACTTCGGCAAGCCGGTGCCCGAGCTGACCACGGCCGAGGGCGCGGTGCTCGCCGCCGTCATCCGCTCGCCCTCGATCCTGACCCCGGAGACGCACCTGCCGCAGCTGCGCGACCGCTGGCGCTACGTGCTCGACGGCATGGTCGAACTCGGCACGCTCACCGCCGCCGAGCGGGATGCCACCGCCTTCCCGAACATCATCCCGGTCACCGACATCCCGGATACCAGCACCGCGCTCGGCCCCGAGGGGCTGCTGCGCACCCAGGTGCTGCGCGAACTCGCCGACTCCGGCATCGACGAGCAGCAGCTGAACACCGGCGCGCTGCAGATCACCACCACCATCGACGCCCGCGCGCAGCAGGCCGCGCTGGACGCGGTGACGAGCAGGCTCGGCCCGCAGCCGCCGCAGCTGCGCGGCGCCGTCGTCTCCGTCGACCCGCGCTCCGGCGCGGTGCGCGCCTACTACGGCGGCACCGACGGCACCGGCTACGACTTCGCCGCCGCCCCGCTGCAGACCGGCTCGGCGTTCAAGGTCTTCGCCGCCATCGCCGCGCAGCAGCAGGGGATCCCGCTCACTCGGACCTTCGACAGCGGCCCGGTCACCGACCGGGACGTCACCATCACCAACGTCGGCGGCGAGAGCTGCGGCAAGTGCAGCCTCGCCGAGGCACTGAAGCGCTCGCTCAACACCGTCTACTACCGGCTCACCATGGCCATGTCGGACGGGCCGGGCTCGATCGCCGACGCCGCGCACCTGGCAGGCATCCCGGAGGAGCTGCCCGGCGTCGGGAAGACGCTCACCGAGAACGGCGCCGCGCCCTACAACGGCATCGTGCTCGGCCAGTACCTGGTGCGCCCGATCGACATGGCAGCTGCCTACGCCACCCTCGCCGCCGGCGGCGTCCACCACCCGCCCTACTTCGTGCAGCGGGTGGTGACCGGGGGCGGCGAGGTGCTGCTCGACCGCGGCGACCCCGGCCGCGGCGAGCAGCGCATCCCCCGCGCCATCGCCGACAACACCGTCCGCGCCATGCTCCCCGTCGCCGGCTACTCCAACAACCACGGGCTCGCGGGCGGCAGGCCGTCCGCCGCCAAGACCGGCACCACCCAGCTCGGCGAGACCGCCGCCAACAAGGACGCCTGGATGATCGGGTTCACCCCCGCGCTCGCCACCGCGGTCTGGATCGGCACCGACCTGCCGCAGCCGCTGCGCACCGCCCGCGGCGGCGACATCTACGGCTCCGGGCTGCCCGCCGACATCTGGAAGGACACCATGGACGGCGCGCTCGACGGCACCCCCGTCGAACAGTTCCCCGACGCCGCGGCGCCGCAACCCGCCGCCCCCGGCGGCGGATTCGGCATCTTCGAGCCGGAGACCGGCACCGCGCCGAGCCCCGCGCCCGCGGAACCCTTCATCGTGATCCCGCCCGCCACCTCCGGCCCGGCCCGGCCCGGCGAGCTCTTCCCCGGTCTCAGCGGCCGCTGA
- a CDS encoding GyrI-like domain-containing protein produces MDFNVVDRPETLVAGTVLRSPALAVEGPRRAKVEEAWKRNLARRLPGPPTTAYVDHAPEINSYLTHIVGYRCRGLDDLQAGDVLARVPAGRFARFTASGDNLGDTIVSIWRTVWDAEAAGKLVRSYTGDVEQYPDARTVEVFVALADEHGNR; encoded by the coding sequence GTGGATTTCAATGTCGTTGACCGTCCCGAGACGCTGGTGGCGGGAACAGTACTTCGCAGCCCGGCGCTCGCGGTCGAGGGACCGCGGCGGGCGAAGGTCGAAGAGGCGTGGAAGCGCAACCTCGCCCGCAGGCTGCCCGGGCCGCCGACCACGGCCTACGTCGACCACGCCCCGGAGATCAACTCGTACCTCACGCACATCGTCGGCTACCGCTGCCGGGGCCTGGACGACCTGCAGGCCGGTGACGTGCTCGCCCGAGTGCCCGCCGGACGCTTCGCCCGCTTCACCGCCAGCGGCGACAACCTCGGCGACACCATCGTCTCCATCTGGCGCACGGTGTGGGACGCCGAGGCCGCGGGCAAACTGGTGCGCTCCTACACCGGCGATGTCGAGCAGTACCCCGACGCCCGCACCGTCGAGGTGTTCGTGGCGCTGGCCGACGAACACGGGAACAGGTAG
- a CDS encoding GyrI-like domain-containing protein: MAVDFELVTLDEILVAGLTVPLTGREVAARDLDLVNFTWDRYLAREKTVTRAAAYIGQNDHAVAVLGYEVPGLDDVDPGDVLTRIPQGRYARFVVSDKPYDLLRTAWAQVAKAEAAGTITRSHTAELERYTGPTSVEVYVSLD, encoded by the coding sequence ATGGCTGTGGACTTCGAACTCGTCACCCTGGACGAAATCCTGGTCGCGGGGTTGACGGTGCCGCTGACCGGACGGGAGGTCGCTGCCCGCGACCTCGACCTGGTGAACTTCACCTGGGATCGGTATCTGGCGCGGGAGAAGACCGTGACCAGGGCCGCCGCCTACATCGGGCAGAACGATCACGCGGTCGCGGTGCTCGGGTACGAGGTGCCGGGGCTGGACGATGTCGACCCCGGCGACGTGCTGACGCGGATTCCGCAGGGGCGCTACGCGCGCTTCGTCGTCTCGGACAAGCCGTACGACCTGCTGCGGACCGCATGGGCGCAGGTGGCGAAAGCCGAGGCGGCCGGGACCATTACGCGCTCGCACACCGCCGAGCTGGAGCGATACACGGGACCGACCTCGGTCGAGGTGTACGTGTCGCTGGACTGA
- a CDS encoding inositol-3-phosphate synthase — translation MSDIDKADNATEVRVAIVGVGNCASSLVQGVRYYQDADENATVPGLMHVRFGPYHVRDVKFVAAFDVDAKKVGFDLAEAIFASENNTIKISDVPPTDITVQRGPTLDGIGKYYAETIELSESEPVDVVKVLRDSKADVLVSYLPVGSEEADKFYAQCAIDAGVAFVNALPVFIASDPVWAQKFVDAGVPIVGDDIKSQVGATITHRVMAKLFEDRGVQLDRTMQLNVGGNMDFKNMLERERLESKKISKTQAVTSNLKKELGANDVHIGPSDHVGWLDDRKWAYVRLEGRAFGDVPLSLEYKLEVWDSPNSAGIIIDAVRAAKIAKDRGIGGPVIPASAYLMKSPPKQLADDIARTQLEAFIIGAE, via the coding sequence ATGAGTGACATCGACAAGGCTGACAACGCCACCGAAGTACGCGTCGCCATCGTGGGTGTGGGCAACTGCGCCTCGTCGCTGGTCCAGGGCGTGCGGTACTACCAGGATGCGGACGAGAACGCTACCGTGCCCGGGCTGATGCACGTCAGGTTCGGTCCCTACCACGTGCGCGACGTCAAGTTCGTCGCCGCGTTCGACGTGGACGCGAAGAAGGTCGGGTTCGACCTGGCCGAGGCGATCTTCGCCAGCGAGAACAACACGATCAAGATCTCCGACGTGCCGCCGACCGACATCACGGTGCAGCGCGGCCCGACCCTGGACGGCATCGGCAAGTACTACGCCGAGACCATCGAGCTCTCCGAGAGCGAGCCGGTGGATGTCGTCAAGGTGCTGAGGGACTCGAAGGCCGACGTGCTCGTCTCCTACCTGCCGGTGGGGTCGGAGGAGGCGGACAAGTTCTACGCGCAGTGCGCGATCGACGCGGGCGTCGCCTTCGTCAACGCGCTGCCGGTCTTCATCGCCTCCGACCCGGTGTGGGCGCAGAAGTTCGTCGACGCGGGCGTCCCGATCGTCGGTGACGACATCAAGAGCCAGGTCGGCGCCACCATCACGCACCGCGTCATGGCGAAGCTCTTCGAGGATCGCGGCGTGCAGCTCGACCGCACCATGCAGCTGAACGTCGGCGGCAACATGGACTTCAAGAACATGCTGGAGCGGGAGCGGCTGGAGTCGAAGAAGATCTCCAAGACCCAGGCCGTCACCAGCAACCTGAAGAAGGAGCTCGGCGCCAACGACGTGCACATCGGCCCGTCCGACCACGTCGGCTGGCTCGACGACCGCAAGTGGGCCTACGTCCGCCTCGAGGGTCGCGCCTTCGGCGACGTCCCGCTGAGCCTGGAGTACAAGCTCGAGGTCTGGGACTCGCCGAACTCGGCGGGCATCATCATCGACGCCGTCCGCGCCGCCAAGATCGCGAAGGACCGCGGCATCGGCGGCCCGGTCATCCCGGCCAGCGCCTACCTCATGAAGTCCCCCCCGAAGCAGCTCGCGGACGATATCGCCCGCACCCAGCTGGAAGCCTTCATCATCGGGGCCGAGTAA
- a CDS encoding PadR family transcriptional regulator, whose translation MLELAILGLLLDAPMHGYELRKRLTGLLGPFRAFSYGSLYPTLRRMQTDGLIAEESVTGATMRRARRVYHLTPEGRERFTELLADTGPQNYTDDGFGVHLAFFSRTPAAARMRILEGRRRQVEERREGLREAIKKASGSLDRYTRQLHQLGLESSEREVRWLNELIAAEQSTKAAPQKEGNIGHE comes from the coding sequence ATGCTCGAACTGGCAATCCTCGGGCTGCTCCTGGACGCACCCATGCACGGCTACGAGCTGCGCAAGCGGCTCACCGGCCTGCTCGGGCCGTTCCGCGCGTTCTCCTACGGGTCGCTGTACCCCACCCTGCGGCGAATGCAGACGGATGGGTTGATCGCGGAGGAGAGCGTCACCGGCGCGACGATGCGGCGGGCGCGGCGCGTCTACCACCTGACTCCGGAGGGGCGGGAACGGTTCACCGAACTGCTCGCCGACACGGGGCCGCAGAACTACACCGATGACGGCTTCGGCGTGCACCTCGCCTTCTTCAGCCGCACCCCCGCCGCGGCGCGGATGCGGATTCTGGAGGGCAGGCGGCGTCAGGTCGAGGAGCGCCGAGAAGGACTCCGGGAGGCCATCAAGAAGGCGAGCGGCTCACTCGATCGCTACACCCGGCAGCTCCATCAGCTCGGACTGGAATCGAGCGAGCGTGAAGTGCGCTGGCTCAACGAGTTGATTGCCGCAGAGCAATCGACGAAGGCGGCACCACAGAAAGAGGGAAATATCGGCCATGAGTGA
- a CDS encoding DUF1707 SHOCT-like domain-containing protein: protein MAQRTDGVRARDGDRVDACSVLDAALADGQLSAAEHSARTAAAMRAKSFGELDALVVDLQVPANLVDAPIVRVDRRSPRRWQAPLAVLAGAAALGLLAGLLSSCGGPGGPDEQVPILTSGAGIAYFLAEYRAEFGETIADEATFYPEYVLVDRVLPGSPQSTADYRYDGGFDRYTASSGREPDEQTLDLAALGVPRLAGLLAGAPRTVGLPDGTISHIIVQRESGARSESPPIVRIYVRGADTRSGYLETTLDGEPLAINKPS, encoded by the coding sequence ATGGCGCAGCGAACCGACGGCGTACGGGCGCGGGACGGTGACCGGGTGGACGCCTGCTCGGTGCTGGACGCCGCGCTGGCGGACGGCCAGCTGAGCGCGGCCGAGCACAGCGCGCGCACCGCGGCGGCCATGCGTGCGAAGTCCTTCGGCGAGCTGGACGCGCTGGTGGTGGATCTGCAGGTGCCCGCGAACCTGGTGGACGCCCCGATCGTCCGGGTCGACCGGCGCAGCCCGCGCCGCTGGCAGGCGCCGCTCGCGGTGCTGGCCGGTGCCGCCGCGCTCGGTTTGCTGGCCGGGTTGCTGAGCAGCTGCGGCGGGCCGGGCGGCCCGGACGAGCAGGTGCCGATCCTCACCAGCGGAGCCGGCATTGCCTACTTCCTCGCCGAGTACCGCGCCGAATTCGGCGAGACCATCGCCGACGAGGCCACCTTCTACCCGGAGTACGTGCTGGTCGACCGGGTGCTGCCGGGCAGCCCGCAGAGCACCGCCGACTACCGCTACGACGGCGGCTTCGACCGGTACACCGCGAGCAGCGGCCGCGAACCGGACGAACAGACCCTCGACCTCGCCGCGCTCGGGGTGCCGAGGCTCGCCGGGCTGCTCGCGGGCGCGCCGCGGACGGTCGGGCTGCCGGACGGCACGATCAGCCACATCATCGTGCAGCGCGAGTCCGGCGCGCGCAGCGAGTCCCCGCCGATCGTCCGGATCTACGTGCGCGGCGCTGACACCCGCTCCGGCTACCTGGAGACCACGCTCGACGGCGAACCCCTGGCGATCAATAAACCGTCCTGA